One genomic region from Solwaraspora sp. WMMD792 encodes:
- a CDS encoding TIR-like protein FxsC, with product MSDNDRGPRCYFFLSYAREDEDEWVRRFYHDLSNEVRAYAGLSPGTEVGFLDTQSLDLGARWSDRLARELARCCTFVALISPRYVKSPWCGREWAVFADRLAQHTSSDGPPSALLPVNWLSTPTLPAVVGDHQLTDSSLPPQYLEKGLRRLSRLNNYEDPYLDVVEVLAKKIVRNAHADEVPRLVTPPAFTQVPSVFHPPVPANRPTRSPATWPPDPGQPVAPGPVAPGPAMSAGPADQRICFVVAAPVDDDVRGFLASTGRDRRYYGPTPADWSPYLPELDMPLVEYARQVAEQEQFTAVVTDLAGLHSAVGAAQAGGSPVVLLVDLWVVYVDGPRRLLSQHSGDTFDDWPVTAVLVPANGTDAQTRSRHNELMAALRQVIGDRMRNSGAVISRTRISSHQEFRSDLQAVLEKVRNDGFRTRHPYHRPPGRPNPRPILRGP from the coding sequence TTGTCGGATAACGATCGCGGCCCGCGGTGCTACTTCTTTCTCAGCTACGCTCGCGAAGACGAAGACGAGTGGGTTCGACGCTTCTACCATGACCTGAGCAACGAAGTCCGGGCTTATGCCGGGCTTTCACCCGGCACCGAGGTCGGCTTCCTCGACACGCAGAGCCTGGATCTGGGCGCACGATGGTCTGACCGGCTGGCCCGGGAACTCGCCCGCTGTTGCACCTTCGTCGCGTTGATCTCCCCCCGCTACGTGAAGAGTCCCTGGTGCGGTCGTGAGTGGGCGGTGTTCGCCGACCGGCTCGCCCAGCACACGTCGTCGGACGGACCACCCTCCGCACTGCTACCGGTGAACTGGCTGTCCACCCCCACCCTGCCGGCGGTGGTGGGCGACCACCAGTTGACCGACAGCAGTCTTCCGCCGCAGTACCTTGAGAAAGGACTGCGCAGACTTTCCCGGCTCAACAACTACGAGGACCCGTACCTCGACGTCGTCGAGGTACTCGCCAAGAAGATCGTGCGCAACGCGCACGCGGACGAGGTGCCACGACTCGTCACGCCGCCGGCCTTCACGCAGGTGCCGAGCGTCTTCCACCCGCCGGTGCCGGCCAATCGGCCGACCCGGTCGCCAGCGACCTGGCCGCCGGACCCGGGTCAGCCGGTGGCGCCCGGTCCGGTGGCGCCCGGACCGGCGATGTCCGCCGGACCGGCCGACCAACGGATCTGTTTCGTGGTCGCCGCGCCTGTCGACGACGACGTACGGGGCTTTCTGGCGTCGACCGGCCGGGACCGTCGCTACTACGGCCCGACCCCCGCCGACTGGTCCCCGTACCTGCCGGAACTCGACATGCCGCTGGTCGAGTACGCGCGGCAGGTCGCGGAGCAGGAGCAGTTCACGGCGGTCGTCACCGATCTGGCCGGGCTGCACTCCGCGGTGGGCGCCGCCCAGGCCGGCGGCTCGCCGGTGGTCCTGCTGGTCGACCTGTGGGTGGTCTACGTCGACGGGCCCCGGCGGCTCCTCAGCCAGCACAGCGGAGACACCTTCGACGATTGGCCGGTGACCGCCGTGCTGGTACCGGCCAACGGCACCGACGCACAGACCCGGTCCCGGCACAACGAGCTCATGGCGGCACTGCGCCAGGTCATCGGCGACCGGATGCGCAACTCCGGTGCGGTGATCTCCCGTACCCGGATCTCCAGCCATCAGGAGTTCCGCAGCGACCTCCAGGCGGTCCTGGAAAAGGTCCGCAACGACGGGTTCCGAACCCGCCACCCGTACCACCGTCCGCCCGGCCGTCCCAACCCTCGACCGATCCTGCGGGGGCCCTGA
- a CDS encoding alpha/beta hydrolase, protein MGYLTTQDGTQLYYKDWGSGPAIVFSHGWPLNADAWDGQLLFLAQQGFRVIAHDRRGHGRSSQSPEGNDMNGYADDLAAVIEAFGLTDATLIGHSTGGGEVARYIGRYGTGRVAKVVLISAVPPIMVQTPDNPDGLPLAVFDEMRASLAHDRAQFYQDLAIKFYGVNRPGAEVSDGILHQFWSWSMQAGLWNAYQSVAAFSETDFRDDLAAFDVPTLVMQGDDDQIVPIGNASMKTAQLVSGAQEVYYPGAPHGITATHQDQVNQDLLTFLKS, encoded by the coding sequence ATGGGGTACCTCACCACGCAGGACGGCACCCAGCTCTACTACAAGGACTGGGGTTCCGGCCCCGCCATCGTGTTCTCACACGGCTGGCCGCTGAACGCCGACGCCTGGGACGGCCAACTACTGTTCCTCGCCCAGCAGGGGTTCCGGGTCATCGCGCACGACCGGCGTGGGCACGGCCGGTCCAGCCAGTCGCCCGAGGGCAACGACATGAACGGCTACGCCGACGACCTCGCCGCGGTGATCGAGGCGTTCGGCCTGACCGACGCCACGCTGATCGGGCACTCCACCGGTGGCGGTGAGGTTGCCCGGTACATCGGCCGGTACGGCACCGGTCGGGTGGCGAAGGTGGTGCTCATCTCCGCCGTACCGCCGATCATGGTGCAGACGCCGGACAACCCGGACGGGCTGCCGCTGGCCGTGTTCGACGAGATGCGGGCCAGCCTGGCCCACGACCGGGCGCAGTTCTACCAGGATCTGGCGATCAAGTTCTACGGCGTGAACCGGCCAGGTGCCGAGGTTTCCGACGGCATCCTGCACCAGTTCTGGTCGTGGAGCATGCAGGCCGGGCTGTGGAACGCGTACCAGAGTGTGGCGGCGTTCTCGGAGACCGACTTCCGGGACGACCTCGCCGCGTTCGACGTCCCCACCCTGGTCATGCAGGGCGACGACGACCAGATCGTGCCGATCGGGAACGCTTCGATGAAGACCGCCCAACTGGTGTCCGGCGCCCAGGAGGTCTACTATCCGGGCGCCCCGCACGGTATCACCGCGACCCACCAGGACCAGGTCAACCAGGATCTGCTCACGTTCCTGAAGAGCTGA
- a CDS encoding AAC(3) family N-acetyltransferase produces the protein MKNRPGIGADGGLAERPAANSPATRHSLRAELVALGLPAGGIVLVHSSLRAMGYVCGGPVAVVQALLDVLTPDGTLVVPSQTPQNRDPARWVRQVPADWWPTIREHLPAFDPAVHDCRAMGMVAETVRTWPGAVRSQHPQTSFAAVGPRAAELMARHDLDSELGERSPLAALDATDAHTLLLGVGYDRCTAFHLAEYRLPRPPEPHRNACVVLGADGQRQWRTYVGARLDAGPFSELGRDFERDSSSVATGPVGRAVARLLPIRPAVAYARAWLTLRCPDGDSSSGPGN, from the coding sequence ATGAAGAACCGACCTGGCATCGGTGCGGACGGCGGACTGGCCGAACGCCCCGCCGCCAATTCTCCGGCCACCCGACACTCCCTCCGTGCGGAGCTTGTCGCGTTGGGTCTGCCGGCCGGCGGTATCGTCCTGGTGCACAGCTCGTTGCGGGCGATGGGTTACGTGTGCGGTGGGCCGGTCGCCGTGGTCCAGGCGCTGCTCGACGTCCTGACGCCCGACGGAACGCTGGTGGTGCCGAGCCAGACGCCGCAGAACCGGGACCCGGCGCGGTGGGTACGGCAGGTGCCGGCAGACTGGTGGCCGACAATCCGCGAGCACCTGCCGGCCTTTGATCCGGCGGTTCATGACTGCCGGGCCATGGGCATGGTCGCCGAGACCGTACGGACGTGGCCGGGGGCGGTCCGTAGTCAGCATCCCCAGACGTCGTTCGCGGCGGTCGGTCCCCGAGCGGCGGAGCTGATGGCCCGCCACGACCTGGACAGCGAGCTGGGCGAACGATCACCGCTCGCGGCACTCGACGCGACCGACGCACACACGTTGCTGCTCGGCGTGGGTTACGACCGGTGTACGGCGTTCCACCTTGCCGAGTACCGTCTTCCGCGGCCGCCGGAGCCGCACCGCAACGCCTGCGTGGTCCTCGGCGCGGACGGCCAACGGCAGTGGCGGACGTACGTCGGTGCCCGGCTCGACGCGGGACCGTTCAGCGAACTCGGCCGCGACTTCGAGCGGGACAGCTCGTCGGTCGCCACCGGCCCGGTGGGGCGGGCCGTCGCCCGGCTCCTACCGATCCGACCGGCGGTGGCCTACGCACGCGCCTGGCTGACGCTACGCTGTCCGGATGGCGACAGTTCCAGCGGTCCCGGGAATTGA